A genomic window from Treponema maltophilum ATCC 51939 includes:
- a CDS encoding Mrp/NBP35 family ATP-binding protein — MNENNTHNQSQNSACSGCPSASSCSAEARSSCGKAAGQSAGARQDFSEKPHPKSSIKKVIGVVSGKGGVGKSLVTSLLACAAQKKGLHAAVLDADITGPSIPRIFGLHGKVEGDENGIYPATTAEGIQVMSINFLLENETDPVLWRGPIIAGAVKQFWTDVIWKDVDLMFVDMPPGTGDVPLTVFQSLSIGGIIVVASPQELVGMIVEKAVKMADMMHIPVLALVENMSYVQCPHCGEKIEVFGKSNADNLASKHAIPVTVKLPMDSAFAAACDEGRIEKLERTEFDALIETLRP, encoded by the coding sequence ATGAACGAAAATAACACACACAATCAATCGCAAAATTCCGCCTGTTCAGGATGTCCCTCGGCATCTTCCTGCAGTGCCGAAGCGCGCAGTTCCTGCGGCAAGGCGGCAGGACAGTCTGCCGGAGCGCGGCAGGATTTTTCCGAAAAGCCGCATCCCAAAAGTTCCATCAAAAAGGTTATCGGCGTCGTAAGCGGAAAGGGCGGCGTGGGTAAGTCCCTTGTTACCTCGTTATTGGCGTGCGCCGCGCAAAAAAAAGGCTTGCACGCGGCCGTATTGGATGCCGATATTACCGGTCCGTCCATTCCGCGCATTTTCGGTTTGCACGGAAAAGTTGAAGGGGACGAAAACGGCATTTATCCGGCGACGACGGCGGAGGGCATTCAGGTTATGTCGATCAACTTTTTGCTCGAAAACGAAACCGATCCCGTGTTGTGGCGCGGCCCGATTATCGCCGGGGCGGTCAAACAGTTTTGGACGGACGTAATTTGGAAGGACGTCGACCTCATGTTTGTCGATATGCCGCCGGGAACGGGAGATGTTCCTTTAACGGTGTTTCAGTCGCTTTCGATCGGCGGCATTATCGTCGTTGCAAGTCCGCAAGAACTTGTCGGCATGATTGTCGAAAAAGCCGTAAAAATGGCCGATATGATGCATATTCCCGTTTTGGCGCTGGTTGAAAACATGAGCTATGTTCAGTGTCCGCACTGCGGCGAAAAAATCGAAGTGTTCGGAAAGAGCAATGCCGACAATCTTGCCTCAAAGCACGCAATTCCGGTTACGGTAAAGCTGCCGATGGACAGCGCCTTTGCCGCCGCCTGCGATGAAGGCCGCATCGAAAAACTGGAAAGAACGGAATTCGATGCGCTCATCGAAACGCTGCGTCCGTAA
- the nox gene encoding H2O-forming NADH oxidase gives MSKIVIIGGNHAGTAAVNTVLDNYKGNKVVVFERNDNVSFLGCGMALWIGNQIDGSDGLFYSSKRQMEQKGAVVHMKTEVTDIDFDKKIVHAKDSEGNKIDESYDKLILATGSNPIIPDLPGSSLRNIQRVKLFQDAQDVINKLKTENIRNVAVIGAGYIGVELAEAFKRHNKNTTLIDIAETCLPVYYDGEFTALMKKNLEDNGVNLKFGTKVEGFEGKDKVEKVLTSTGSVDADMVVWAVGFRPNTELGKGKLDCFRNGAYIVNERQETSRKDVFAIGDCATVKDNAVCAVNYIALATNALRSGIIAAHNACGVKLESPGVQGSNAISIFGLHMISTGLTLTKAKAAGIDAECADYEDFQRALFMRTNEKVKIRIVFEKKSRRIIGAQLASRLDVSMGIHLFSLAIQEKVTIDKLKLLDLFFLPHFNQPYNYITMAALRAPNT, from the coding sequence ATGAGCAAAATCGTCATTATCGGCGGAAATCACGCGGGAACCGCGGCCGTCAATACCGTGTTGGATAACTACAAAGGCAATAAGGTTGTCGTATTCGAGCGTAACGACAATGTAAGCTTTTTGGGCTGCGGCATGGCGCTGTGGATCGGCAATCAAATAGACGGTTCGGACGGACTTTTTTATTCCAGCAAACGGCAGATGGAACAAAAAGGCGCCGTCGTACATATGAAAACCGAAGTAACCGACATCGACTTCGATAAAAAAATCGTGCATGCAAAAGATTCCGAAGGCAATAAAATCGACGAATCCTACGACAAATTGATTTTGGCAACCGGCTCGAATCCGATTATTCCCGATTTACCCGGAAGTTCTTTGCGCAACATTCAGCGCGTAAAGCTGTTTCAGGATGCGCAGGACGTTATAAATAAACTCAAAACCGAAAACATCCGCAACGTTGCCGTCATCGGCGCAGGCTATATCGGCGTGGAACTTGCCGAAGCGTTTAAGCGCCACAACAAAAATACCACCCTCATCGACATCGCCGAAACCTGTCTGCCCGTATATTACGACGGCGAATTTACGGCGCTTATGAAAAAGAACCTCGAAGACAACGGCGTCAATTTAAAATTCGGCACCAAGGTTGAAGGCTTTGAAGGAAAGGACAAGGTTGAAAAGGTGCTGACTTCTACGGGAAGCGTGGACGCCGATATGGTTGTGTGGGCGGTCGGCTTCAGACCGAACACGGAACTCGGAAAGGGAAAACTGGACTGCTTTAGAAACGGCGCGTACATAGTCAACGAACGGCAGGAAACGAGCCGAAAAGATGTATTCGCAATCGGCGATTGCGCAACGGTAAAAGACAATGCCGTGTGTGCCGTCAATTACATAGCGCTTGCGACGAACGCGCTTCGTTCCGGCATTATCGCCGCGCACAACGCGTGCGGCGTAAAACTTGAGTCGCCCGGCGTTCAGGGCTCAAACGCGATTTCCATTTTCGGCTTACATATGATTTCAACCGGACTCACCTTGACAAAGGCGAAAGCGGCCGGCATAGACGCCGAATGTGCCGATTACGAGGATTTTCAGCGCGCGCTGTTTATGCGCACAAACGAAAAGGTAAAAATCCGTATCGTATTCGAAAAGAAAAGCCGGCGCATTATCGGCGCGCAGCTTGCCTCCCGGCTCGACGTATCGATGGGCATCCACTTGTTTTCGTTGGCCATTCAGGAAAAGGTTACGATCGACAAGTTAAAACTGCTCGATCTGTTTTTTTTGCCGCACTTTAACCAGCCGTACAATTATATTACAATGGCGGCTTTGCGCGCGCCGAACACATAG
- a CDS encoding DUF1007 family protein, protein MKKIFKTVVFCAFICAAFFMPAKAAYAHPHVFIDTAIEFVWQGKKLQGAYIEWTFDKIFSNEIISWLDADHNGKFSDAESEAVYNNAFINLRNYYFYTFIRQGTKRSNPEKVSRFKATQKNGIMTYRFYVDLSKYTGTELYFAVYDYTYFCDVRYIEDGGIRLTYDPAVVNPTFKIIENKDYPVFYDPLSPAADTSVYYQWKPGLQTYYPKEILLSW, encoded by the coding sequence ATGAAAAAGATTTTTAAAACAGTTGTGTTTTGTGCCTTTATTTGTGCGGCTTTTTTTATGCCGGCCAAGGCGGCGTACGCGCATCCGCACGTATTTATCGATACGGCGATTGAATTCGTGTGGCAGGGCAAAAAACTGCAGGGCGCCTATATCGAATGGACCTTTGACAAAATATTCAGCAATGAAATCATAAGCTGGCTTGACGCCGATCATAACGGAAAATTCAGCGATGCCGAAAGCGAAGCGGTGTACAACAATGCCTTTATCAATTTGCGCAATTATTATTTTTATACGTTTATCCGCCAAGGCACAAAACGCAGTAATCCGGAAAAAGTGAGCCGGTTTAAAGCGACGCAAAAAAACGGCATAATGACCTACCGCTTTTACGTTGATTTGTCGAAGTATACGGGAACGGAATTGTACTTTGCCGTCTACGATTACACGTATTTTTGTGACGTGCGCTATATTGAAGACGGCGGTATACGCCTGACCTACGATCCGGCTGTCGTCAATCCGACTTTTAAAATCATCGAAAACAAGGATTATCCGGTATTTTATGACCCGCTCAGTCCTGCAGCCGACACAAGCGTGTATTACCAATGGAAGCCCGGCTTGCAAACCTATTATCCGAAAGAAATCCTCCTTTCGTGGTAG
- a CDS encoding ATP-dependent 6-phosphofructokinase: MKGVFDFTVDQLGPCKVPSPIMLSKVYGDFIANYVKEDDFIRYNVDVYDNVLETEAEAYNNNLIQKAGPREYIYFNPKHVNAAILTCGGLCPGLNDVIRAIVRCLWNRYGVRRIRGIRFGFQGLFAESGFDPIDLNPDIVDDIHKSGGSFLGTSRGGGNRVVEIVDAIEALNLNMVFIIGGDGTQRGALEIADEIGKRGLKIAVVGVPKTVDNDLVFIQKSFGFDTAVEQATQTVAAAHMEAHSQINGIGLIKLMGREAGFIASATALASHEANFCLIPEVPFHLDGDGGFLDSLEQRIQRRRHAVVIIAEGAGQELLKTSDAKDASGNKKLGDIGVFLRDKITEYFAAKKIPINLKYIDPSYQIRSARTTATDSIYCERLGNNAVHAAMAGKTKLVIGLVHNKYVHIPIRLVTSRRNTVDPEGSLWRDVIDATGQPILMLKNKDFFLAQSVTKKKDE, encoded by the coding sequence ATGAAAGGCGTATTCGATTTTACCGTTGATCAGCTGGGGCCGTGCAAGGTTCCTTCTCCCATTATGCTTTCGAAGGTGTACGGCGATTTTATCGCAAACTATGTAAAAGAAGACGATTTTATCCGCTATAATGTAGACGTTTACGACAACGTACTCGAAACGGAAGCCGAAGCGTACAATAACAATCTTATCCAAAAAGCGGGGCCGCGCGAATACATTTATTTTAATCCCAAACACGTAAACGCGGCCATCCTCACTTGCGGCGGTTTGTGCCCCGGACTGAACGACGTTATCCGCGCGATTGTGCGCTGTTTGTGGAACCGCTACGGCGTGCGCCGCATACGCGGCATACGGTTCGGCTTTCAGGGACTTTTTGCCGAATCGGGATTCGACCCGATCGATCTTAATCCCGACATCGTCGACGACATTCATAAATCGGGCGGTTCCTTTTTGGGAACAAGCCGCGGCGGCGGAAACCGCGTTGTCGAAATCGTCGACGCGATAGAAGCGCTCAATTTGAACATGGTCTTTATTATCGGCGGCGACGGAACGCAGCGCGGCGCTTTGGAAATCGCCGACGAAATCGGAAAGCGCGGTTTGAAAATTGCCGTTGTCGGCGTTCCGAAAACCGTAGACAACGACCTTGTGTTTATTCAAAAATCCTTCGGTTTCGATACGGCGGTAGAACAGGCCACGCAAACGGTTGCGGCCGCTCATATGGAAGCGCATTCGCAGATAAACGGCATCGGGCTCATAAAGCTTATGGGCCGCGAAGCGGGCTTTATCGCTTCGGCGACCGCCCTCGCCAGCCACGAAGCGAATTTTTGCCTTATTCCCGAAGTTCCGTTCCACTTGGACGGAGACGGCGGTTTTTTGGATTCGCTCGAACAGCGCATACAAAGACGCCGGCACGCCGTCGTGATTATTGCCGAAGGTGCGGGGCAGGAACTTTTAAAAACAAGCGACGCAAAAGACGCGTCCGGCAATAAAAAACTCGGCGACATAGGCGTTTTTTTGCGCGACAAAATCACCGAATACTTTGCCGCAAAAAAAATTCCCATCAATTTAAAATATATAGACCCCAGCTATCAAATCCGTTCGGCGCGCACAACCGCAACCGATTCGATCTATTGCGAACGCTTGGGCAACAACGCCGTTCATGCGGCAATGGCGGGCAAAACCAAATTGGTTATCGGGCTTGTTCACAATAAATACGTGCACATTCCGATCCGCTTGGTAACGAGCCGCAGAAACACCGTCGACCCGGAAGGCTCGCTGTGGCGCGACGTTATCGACGCGACCGGCCAGCCGATTCTTATGCTGAAAAACAAGGATTTCTTTTTGGCGCAAAGCGTAACCAAAAAGAAAGACGAATAA
- a CDS encoding ribonucleotide-diphosphate reductase subunit beta, translating to MENKDIYRHLAKKAIFNADGDTDVLRRRMIGGNTTNLNDFNNIKYAWTSDWYRQAMNNFWIPEEINLQNDVQEYRRLTNDERSAYDKTLSFLVFLDSVQTANLPSISEYITANEVNLCLAIQTYQEAIHSQSYGYMLDTICNPSERNDILYQWKDDEHLLARNSFIGGLYNDFQKNQNPYTLVRTAIANYILEGIYFYSGFMFFYNLGRNGKMSGSVQEIRYINRDENTHLWLFRSILQELQKEEPELFTSTLTDEYRAMIKEGAEQEIKWGHYVIGDKIAGLTKTMIGDYIKYLANLRCANLKFAPVYEGHEEEPAATSWINQYSNANLIKTDFFEAKSTAYAKSTALVDDL from the coding sequence ATGGAAAACAAAGATATTTACCGGCATTTGGCCAAAAAAGCAATCTTTAATGCCGATGGCGATACGGATGTATTGAGGCGGCGCATGATAGGCGGCAACACCACCAATTTGAACGACTTTAACAACATAAAATATGCATGGACAAGCGATTGGTACCGACAGGCGATGAACAATTTTTGGATTCCCGAAGAAATCAATTTACAAAACGACGTGCAGGAATACCGCCGCCTGACAAACGACGAGCGGAGTGCGTACGACAAAACGCTGTCGTTTTTAGTATTTTTGGACAGCGTTCAAACCGCAAACCTTCCCTCGATAAGCGAATACATTACGGCAAACGAAGTCAATCTGTGCTTGGCGATTCAAACGTATCAGGAAGCGATCCATTCGCAAAGCTACGGCTATATGCTCGACACCATCTGCAACCCATCCGAACGCAATGATATTTTATATCAGTGGAAAGACGACGAACACTTGCTTGCGCGCAACAGCTTTATCGGCGGTTTGTACAACGATTTTCAAAAAAATCAAAATCCGTATACGCTTGTGCGGACGGCGATTGCAAATTATATTTTGGAAGGCATCTATTTTTATTCGGGCTTTATGTTTTTTTACAACTTGGGGCGCAACGGAAAAATGAGCGGCTCCGTGCAGGAAATCCGCTATATAAACCGCGATGAAAATACGCATTTGTGGCTGTTCCGCTCCATTTTGCAGGAGCTGCAAAAGGAAGAGCCGGAACTGTTTACAAGCACCCTTACGGACGAATACCGCGCAATGATAAAAGAAGGCGCCGAACAGGAAATCAAATGGGGGCATTACGTTATCGGCGATAAGATTGCCGGCCTTACAAAAACCATGATCGGCGACTACATAAAATATTTGGCGAATTTGCGCTGTGCCAATTTGAAATTCGCGCCGGTATACGAAGGACACGAAGAAGAACCTGCGGCCACTTCGTGGATAAATCAGTACAGCAATGCGAACCTTATCAAAACCGACTTTTTTGAAGCAAAGTCGACCGCATATGCAAAATCGACCGCCCTTGTAGATGATTTGTAA